In Cicer arietinum cultivar CDC Frontier isolate Library 1 chromosome 7, Cicar.CDCFrontier_v2.0, whole genome shotgun sequence, a single window of DNA contains:
- the LOC101511488 gene encoding LOW QUALITY PROTEIN: ribonuclease III domain-containing protein RNC1, chloroplastic (The sequence of the model RefSeq protein was modified relative to this genomic sequence to represent the inferred CDS: deleted 1 base in 1 codon), translating into MNRYCGRYLRAKQFHHLNIYSEKVQDSCERNYRLRSFATIAIQQALHGFLYVVYGKCDVRCLMFEVYHIEQVQPKSNLYMKRQ; encoded by the exons ATGAATAGGTATTGTGGAAGATATTTGAGAGCCAAACAATTCCACCATCTTAATATATACTCAGAAAAGGTTCAAGACTCTTGTGAGCGCAATTATAGATTGAGAAGTTTTGCCACAATAGCTATTCAACAAGCCCTTCACGGGTTTTTGTACGTTGTT TATGGGAAATGTGATGTGAGATGTCTAATGTTTGAGGTTTATCATATTGAACAAGTTCAACCTAAAAGCAATTTATATATGAAGAGACAATAG
- the LOC101511815 gene encoding casein kinase II subunit alpha-2 isoform X1, whose translation MRTNLQQALLLRFLLACTLIALRAPVAQPPNVRIPTQHIESNTTTTIVYQHHRTQISSFNLQEMSKARVYTDVNVIRPKEYWDYESLTVQWGDQDDYEVVRKVGRGKYSEVFEGINVNSNERCVIKILKPVKKKKIKREIKILQNLCGGPNIVKLLDIVRDQHSKTPSLIFEYVNSTDFKVLYPTLTDYDIRYYIYELLKALDYCHSQGIMHRDVKPHNVMIDHELRKLRLIDWGLAEFYHPGKEYNVRVASRYFKGPELLVDLQDYDYSLDMWSLGCMFAGMIFRKEPFFYGHDNHDQLVKIAKVLGTDELNAYLNKYHLELDPQLDALVGRHSRKPWSKFINADNQHLVSPEAIDFLDKLLRYDHQDRLTAREAMAHPYFSQVRAAESSRMRTQ comes from the exons ATGCGCACGAATCTCCAACAAGCACTACTCCTCCGCTTCTTGCTAGCGTGCACCCTTATTGCTTTGCGTGCGCCGGTTGCGCAACCCCCTAACGTGCGCATACCCACTCAACACATCGAATCTAATACCACCACTACTATCGTTTATCAACACCACAGAACCCAGATCTCAAGTTTCAATCTCCAAGAAATGTCGAAGGCTCGTGTCTACACCGATGTCAATGTTATTCGCCCCAAAGAGTATTGGGATTACGAATCTCTCACTGTTCAATGGGG TGATCAAGATGATTATGAGGTTGTACGAAAAGTGGGAAGGGGGAAATATAGTGAGGTGTTTGAAGGCATAAATGTTAATAGCAATGAGCGCTGTGTTATCAAGATTCTCAAGCCTGTCAAGAAAAAGAAG ATTAAAAGAGAGATAAAAATACTTCAGAACCTTTGTGGGGGCCCAAATATTGTCAAGCTTCTTGATATTGTCAGAGATCAGCACTCTAAAACTCCAAGCTTAATATTTGAGTATGTCAACAGTACAGATTTTAAAGTTTTGTATCCAACATTGACTGATTATGACATACGCTATTACATATATGAGCTTCTTAAG GCCTTAGATTACTGCCATTCTCAGGGCATAATGCATAGAGATGTCAAGCCACACAATGTTATGATAGACCATGAATTGCGAAAACTTCGCTTGATTGATTGGGGTCTTGCTGAATTTTATCATCCTGGAAAGGAATACAATGTTCGTGTGGCTTCAAG ATACTTTAAGGGGCCTGAGCTTCTAGTTGATTTGCAAGACTATGATTACTCATTAGACATGTGGAGCCTTGGCTGCATGTTTGCTGGAATG ATATTTCGCAAGGAACCATTCTTTTATGGTCACGACAACCATGACCAGCTTGTAAAAATAGCTAAG GTGCTTGGGACTGATGAACTGAATGCATATCTCAATAAGTATCATCTGGAGCTAGATCCTCAACTTGATGCACTAGTTGGAAG GCACAGTCGCAAACCTTGGTCAAAATTTATCAATGCAGATAATCAGCATCTTGTGTCTCCAGAG GCAATTGATTTTCTTGATAAGCTCCTTCGATATGACCACCAGGACAGGCTAACAGCAAGAGAAGCAATG GCACATCCGTATTTCTCTCAGGTAAGGGCAGCAGAAAGTAGCAGAATGAGGACACAGTAA
- the LOC101511815 gene encoding casein kinase II subunit alpha-2 isoform X2: MSKARVYTDVNVIRPKEYWDYESLTVQWGDQDDYEVVRKVGRGKYSEVFEGINVNSNERCVIKILKPVKKKKIKREIKILQNLCGGPNIVKLLDIVRDQHSKTPSLIFEYVNSTDFKVLYPTLTDYDIRYYIYELLKALDYCHSQGIMHRDVKPHNVMIDHELRKLRLIDWGLAEFYHPGKEYNVRVASRYFKGPELLVDLQDYDYSLDMWSLGCMFAGMIFRKEPFFYGHDNHDQLVKIAKVLGTDELNAYLNKYHLELDPQLDALVGRHSRKPWSKFINADNQHLVSPEAIDFLDKLLRYDHQDRLTAREAMAHPYFSQVRAAESSRMRTQ, encoded by the exons ATGTCGAAGGCTCGTGTCTACACCGATGTCAATGTTATTCGCCCCAAAGAGTATTGGGATTACGAATCTCTCACTGTTCAATGGGG TGATCAAGATGATTATGAGGTTGTACGAAAAGTGGGAAGGGGGAAATATAGTGAGGTGTTTGAAGGCATAAATGTTAATAGCAATGAGCGCTGTGTTATCAAGATTCTCAAGCCTGTCAAGAAAAAGAAG ATTAAAAGAGAGATAAAAATACTTCAGAACCTTTGTGGGGGCCCAAATATTGTCAAGCTTCTTGATATTGTCAGAGATCAGCACTCTAAAACTCCAAGCTTAATATTTGAGTATGTCAACAGTACAGATTTTAAAGTTTTGTATCCAACATTGACTGATTATGACATACGCTATTACATATATGAGCTTCTTAAG GCCTTAGATTACTGCCATTCTCAGGGCATAATGCATAGAGATGTCAAGCCACACAATGTTATGATAGACCATGAATTGCGAAAACTTCGCTTGATTGATTGGGGTCTTGCTGAATTTTATCATCCTGGAAAGGAATACAATGTTCGTGTGGCTTCAAG ATACTTTAAGGGGCCTGAGCTTCTAGTTGATTTGCAAGACTATGATTACTCATTAGACATGTGGAGCCTTGGCTGCATGTTTGCTGGAATG ATATTTCGCAAGGAACCATTCTTTTATGGTCACGACAACCATGACCAGCTTGTAAAAATAGCTAAG GTGCTTGGGACTGATGAACTGAATGCATATCTCAATAAGTATCATCTGGAGCTAGATCCTCAACTTGATGCACTAGTTGGAAG GCACAGTCGCAAACCTTGGTCAAAATTTATCAATGCAGATAATCAGCATCTTGTGTCTCCAGAG GCAATTGATTTTCTTGATAAGCTCCTTCGATATGACCACCAGGACAGGCTAACAGCAAGAGAAGCAATG GCACATCCGTATTTCTCTCAGGTAAGGGCAGCAGAAAGTAGCAGAATGAGGACACAGTAA
- the LOC101512352 gene encoding uncharacterized protein At2g23090: MGGGNGQKAKMARERNLEKQKNAGKGSQLETNKKAMSIQCKVCMQTFICTTSEVKCREHAEAKHPKSDVLVCFPHLNK, from the exons ATGGGAGGAGGTAACGGCCAAAAGGCAAAGATGGCTCGCGAGAGGAACCTCGAGAAGCAGAAGAATGCTGGCAAAG GTAGCCAGCTTGAAACTAATAAGAAAGCCATGTCGATCCAG TGCAAGGTGTGCATGCAAACATTTATCTGCACCACATCAGAGGTGAAGTGCAGGGAGCATGCTGAAGCTAAACACCCTAAATCTGACGTCCTTGTTTGTTTTCCTCATCTTAATAAGTAA